From a single Calothrix sp. NIES-2098 genomic region:
- a CDS encoding acyl-CoA dehydrogenase type 2 has product MVKVNAYPVTPTADLFQRVAVLAADFSTRAAACDRDGSFPFENFTALQQAQLLNLTVPQEFGGQGLGYAAVSRVIETIASGDAATALVLTMHYLQHANAARTRQWNPAIYEQLCRESLEGIALLNAARVEPELGTPARGGLPATTAQYTAKGWLLNGRKIYTTGSPILRYFIVWAQTTEAEPRVGNFLVPRNVPGVCIEETWDHMGMRATGSHDLILENVLIPEEYALDVRPVKAWSSPDPLQLAGNSLWLSALYQGVAKAARDWLVNYLNERSPTNLGASLATLPRFQTAIGEIEALIYASDRLIYSLANDIDRAEYDSNVGLEAQTVKYLTTTNAIRAVEKGLELIGNPGLSRHNPLERHYRDVLCSRIHTPQNDAICLSLGKQSLGVN; this is encoded by the coding sequence ATGGTAAAAGTTAATGCCTATCCAGTGACACCTACCGCAGATTTATTTCAGCGTGTCGCTGTCTTAGCTGCTGACTTTTCGACTCGCGCCGCAGCTTGCGATCGCGATGGTTCTTTCCCTTTTGAAAATTTTACTGCTCTCCAACAAGCGCAACTATTAAATCTTACCGTTCCGCAAGAGTTTGGCGGACAAGGTTTAGGATATGCTGCTGTCAGTCGCGTGATTGAAACCATCGCCAGTGGGGATGCTGCGACTGCCTTAGTCTTGACAATGCACTATCTGCAACACGCCAATGCTGCCCGTACGCGTCAGTGGAATCCGGCGATTTACGAACAGTTGTGTCGCGAGTCGCTGGAAGGTATTGCCTTGTTGAATGCTGCGCGTGTGGAACCAGAATTAGGTACGCCAGCTAGGGGTGGACTACCTGCAACTACTGCCCAATATACGGCTAAGGGTTGGCTGTTAAATGGTCGTAAAATATACACTACAGGCAGCCCGATTTTGCGTTACTTCATTGTTTGGGCGCAAACCACAGAAGCGGAACCGCGAGTAGGTAATTTTCTTGTACCTCGGAATGTTCCTGGTGTCTGCATTGAAGAAACCTGGGATCACATGGGAATGCGGGCAACTGGTAGCCACGATTTGATTTTAGAAAATGTCTTGATTCCTGAGGAGTATGCTTTGGATGTGCGCCCAGTGAAAGCTTGGTCATCACCCGATCCGCTGCAATTAGCTGGTAATAGCTTGTGGTTGAGTGCATTGTATCAAGGAGTAGCCAAAGCCGCACGAGATTGGCTGGTAAATTATTTAAATGAGCGATCGCCTACTAATTTAGGAGCTAGTTTAGCAACTCTACCCCGGTTTCAAACAGCTATAGGTGAAATTGAAGCTTTGATATATGCAAGCGATCGCTTAATTTATAGTTTAGCCAACGATATCGATCGCGCCGAGTATGACAGCAACGTGGGTTTAGAAGCGCAAACCGTGAAATATCTCACCACAACTAACGCCATTCGCGCTGTCGAAAAAGGGCTAGAACTTATTGGTAATCCAGGTTTATCGCGCCATAACCCTTTAGAAAGGCACTATCGTGATGTTCTTTGTAGCCGCATCCATACCCCACAAAATGATGCAATTTGTTTGTCTTTGGGAAAACAATCCTTGGGCGTGAATTAA
- a CDS encoding LmbE-like protein translates to MDVKIFLQNSKTIIQRIVPKSWIEQTQYIHSSLLIQWILHNRNKLLTLSQKSAMVFSPHQDDETFGCGGMIALKRKHGVSVVVVFLTDGHLSGNLETNSQNQLITVRKQEAVQALAILGVEPSEVYFLDRPDGQLSHLVTQNKQQTIQQIDKLLKKYQPQEVYVPHHKDCHRDHEATYQLVKAAINRVEMKAEMLQYPIWLFWKAPIFIMLNLQDIAAAWFISISSVQETKIKAISSYRSQINTLNKGFIQQFIGKYEIYFRSE, encoded by the coding sequence ATGGATGTTAAAATCTTTTTACAAAACTCAAAAACTATAATTCAAAGAATAGTTCCTAAATCATGGATTGAGCAGACTCAATATATTCACTCTAGTTTACTAATTCAGTGGATTTTACATAATAGAAATAAGTTACTAACATTGAGCCAGAAATCAGCGATGGTGTTTTCTCCACACCAAGATGATGAAACATTTGGCTGTGGTGGAATGATTGCTCTCAAACGAAAACATGGAGTATCAGTAGTTGTAGTTTTTCTAACAGATGGTCATCTATCAGGCAATTTAGAGACTAACTCTCAAAATCAACTCATCACCGTTCGCAAACAAGAGGCAGTTCAAGCATTAGCGATTTTGGGAGTAGAGCCATCAGAAGTTTATTTTTTAGATCGGCCAGATGGACAATTATCTCACTTAGTAACTCAGAATAAACAACAAACAATTCAACAGATAGATAAACTGTTGAAAAAATATCAACCACAAGAAGTTTATGTACCCCACCACAAAGATTGCCATAGAGATCATGAAGCAACTTATCAATTAGTTAAAGCAGCAATTAACCGAGTAGAAATGAAAGCAGAAATGCTACAGTATCCGATTTGGTTATTCTGGAAAGCACCAATATTTATTATGCTAAATTTGCAGGATATAGCGGCAGCTTGGTTTATTTCAATTTCATCTGTGCAGGAAACAAAAATCAAGGCAATCTCCTCATATCGTTCTCAAATTAATACTCTCAATAAAGGTTTTATTCAGCAATTTATAGGAAAATACGAAATATATTTTAGATCTGAGTAA
- a CDS encoding two component transcriptional regulator, LuxR family protein: MSSTPIKILLVEDDELFRLGLRVRLQQEPGLEIVAEAEDGETAIEVVKQTPLDVVLLDVGLPGIGGIEACRQIKQENPSLPILVLTSHSQKPLITRLIDAGAQGYCLKGIAAEKLVLALRSVAAGASWWDATATKEIRSSLSLEASPPEFENITKLANPLTQREHEILSLLAAGKTNQEIAHALYIAPGTVRVHIHAILQKLEVSDRTQAVVVALQKRLIKTIPALKNEDE; encoded by the coding sequence ATGTCCTCTACCCCAATCAAAATTCTCCTTGTTGAGGACGATGAACTCTTTCGCTTGGGTTTGCGCGTGCGATTGCAACAAGAACCAGGGTTAGAGATTGTCGCTGAGGCTGAAGATGGTGAAACAGCTATCGAGGTAGTAAAGCAAACGCCTCTAGATGTGGTGTTGTTGGATGTAGGTTTACCAGGAATTGGCGGAATTGAAGCTTGTAGACAAATTAAGCAGGAAAATCCCTCGCTACCAATCCTAGTTTTGACTTCCCATTCGCAAAAGCCGCTAATTACGCGGTTGATTGACGCAGGCGCGCAAGGCTACTGTCTCAAAGGAATTGCTGCGGAAAAATTAGTTTTAGCATTGCGTTCTGTAGCGGCTGGTGCTTCTTGGTGGGATGCAACTGCAACCAAAGAAATTCGTTCTTCTCTTAGCTTAGAAGCTTCTCCACCTGAATTCGAGAATATTACCAAACTTGCCAATCCCCTAACTCAGCGCGAACACGAAATTCTCTCGCTGTTAGCAGCCGGAAAAACTAATCAAGAAATTGCTCATGCACTATATATTGCGCCGGGAACAGTGCGAGTTCATATCCATGCGATTTTACAGAAATTAGAAGTGAGCGATCGCACTCAAGCTGTAGTAGTCGCTTTACAAAAACGCTTGATTAAAACCATACCTGCACTGAAAAACGAGGATGAATAG
- a CDS encoding periplasmic sensor signal transduction histidine kinase produces MPHAPCPIPMKLFSAKLLSNNSQVSRLTVISSLFVAVMLMEFSTPTEYVFGYLYTGPILLTNSWFGGIATLQATLIAVCLTILNLWLPEGGVIKASTIASRAIASMALIVTGILSDRLRRSQDAIALTRAKLESQEELVKLREDFASTLTHDLKTPLLGAIETIKAFQQEKFGPVLPTQQQVLATMARSHKTSLQLLETLLDIYRNDTEGLKLDLAPVDLTNLAEDASSSLIELAANRRVHLSVSYGDSDWRRALWVQGDALQLQRVFNNLLVNAINHSRRGARVEVVLEPQASYQVVKILDTGAGIQLEEFPYLFERFYQGHSDRQAKGSGLGLYLSRQIIEAHGGIIWAENRVPTGAMFAFKLPVYPFQSAVTV; encoded by the coding sequence ATGCCCCATGCCCCATGCCCCATTCCAATGAAACTATTTTCAGCGAAATTACTATCTAATAACTCCCAAGTGAGCAGATTGACAGTCATATCAAGCCTGTTTGTTGCTGTCATGCTGATGGAGTTTTCTACACCAACTGAATATGTATTTGGCTATCTTTATACAGGGCCAATATTATTAACAAACTCATGGTTTGGGGGGATTGCAACCTTACAAGCAACCTTGATTGCTGTATGCTTAACGATTTTAAATCTTTGGTTACCAGAGGGTGGAGTTATCAAAGCATCCACAATTGCCAGTCGTGCGATCGCTTCAATGGCTTTGATCGTCACAGGTATTTTAAGCGATCGCCTGCGTCGTTCTCAAGATGCGATCGCCCTCACCCGTGCCAAATTAGAATCACAAGAGGAATTAGTCAAACTCCGAGAAGATTTCGCTTCGACACTTACCCATGATTTAAAAACACCATTGCTAGGTGCAATTGAAACTATCAAAGCCTTTCAACAAGAAAAATTTGGCCCGGTATTACCAACCCAGCAACAAGTCTTAGCAACAATGGCGCGCAGCCACAAAACTTCCCTACAACTTTTAGAAACTTTATTAGATATCTATCGCAACGATACTGAAGGCTTAAAGCTGGACTTAGCACCTGTAGATTTAACCAACTTAGCAGAGGATGCATCAAGTAGTTTAATTGAATTAGCTGCTAATCGTCGCGTTCATCTCTCAGTGAGTTATGGTGATTCTGATTGGCGACGTGCATTGTGGGTTCAAGGTGATGCACTGCAACTCCAAAGAGTTTTTAATAATCTTTTAGTGAACGCAATTAATCATTCCCGGCGGGGTGCAAGGGTGGAAGTAGTCTTAGAACCCCAAGCCTCTTACCAAGTGGTGAAGATTTTAGATACAGGTGCAGGAATACAGCTAGAAGAGTTTCCTTATTTATTTGAAAGATTTTACCAAGGACATAGCGATCGCCAAGCCAAAGGTTCGGGATTGGGGCTTTATCTATCTCGGCAAATTATTGAAGCTCACGGAGGTATAATTTGGGCAGAGAATAGAGTACCTACTGGTGCGATGTTTGCTTTCAAACTGCCTGTTTACCCATTTCAATCTGCTGTAACTGTGTGA